The genomic stretch AGAAACTGATCATGATCAATCACGCCCAATTTATCGGCATAAACTAAGTAATCTCTTCCACACCAATTTATGAGCATATTAAAAGTTGAAGGCCTGTCGCACAAGTACAGCCAGGCCTGGGCTATTAAAGACATTACCCTTGAGATCAATTCAACCGGTGTGATCGGTTTGCTCGGCTCCAATGGAGCCGGCAAATCGACCACCATGAATATCATCTGCGGCGTACTGAACCAGACCGAAGGGCATGTATATATCGACGGGCTGGACACCCGCGAGAAAGCAGAGCTGGCCAGGACCCATATCGGTTTTCTGCCCCAGCAGCCGCCCGTATACACTGATCTCACCGTTGACGAATTTTTACGCTACTCCGCCGAGCTGCGCCTGATACCGAAGGATAAGATAAAAGCGGCCATTGAGGAAGCCAAGGAACGTTGCCAGATCAGCCATTTCAGTTCCCGCCTGATCCGCAACCTCTCCGGCGGTTACCGGCAAAGAGTGGGCATAGCACAGGCCATCATCCACAAACCCAAACTGGTGGTCATGGACGAACCTACCAATGGCCTGGACCCCAACCAGCTGATCGAAGCCAGAAAACTGATCCGCGATATCGCACGCGATTGCTCCGTATTACTTTCTTCGCACGTACTGTCCGAGATCAACCTGCTCTGCCGGGAGATCATCATGATCGAGACCGGCAGGATCGTATTCTCCGACAGCATGGAAGCATTCAACAATTACCTGCAGCCCAACAGTCTCTTACTGTACATGGAAAACCCACCCGACCTGGAAGCCATCAAAAGCGTGAGCGGCGTTACCAGCGCAGTACTGTTAGGCAATAACCAGTACAGGGTTTATTTCGAGGGGGGGAAAGAGATCACTGAGCGACTGATTGCCGCCAATGTGCAGCAGGGCTGGCGTTTACAGGAAATAAGCCTGGAAAAAGGCCTGCTCGACGACGTGTTCAAACAATTATCAGCTAAAATATAATCCTCCAACCATACACATGCAGCTCATATTCAAGATTGCGCGGACAGAACTGAAGAACCTGTTCTATTCGCCGGTAGCCTGGTTCATCACCATCGTTTTTTTTGTCGTCTGCGCCACCGCCTATACTACGCCATTGAGCTGGCTGATAGACAGGCAGTCGATGGGGACCCGTAACGATCCGAACTTCCAGTTTCTGGGCTTCCCGATGACCACGATGATATTCTATGGTTACGGCGGGTTATTTACAAGGGTACTGCAAAATCTCTACCTGTTCATCCCGCTGCTGACCATGTCACTGATCAGTCGTGAAATGAACAGCGGCACCATCAAAATGCTGTACTCTTCTCCCGTAAAGACCAGCTATATCGTACTGGGAAAATACCTGGCCATTACCGTATTCAGCGGGATCTTCACAGCGATAGTAGCCATCTTCGTGATCAGCGGCCATTTTCATGTTGAGAATATTGAATCAGGGGTATTGCTTTCCTCCCTGCTGGGGCTCTTCCTGTTGATGAGCGCCTATGCCGCCATCGGTATATTCATGTCCAGCCTCACTACCTACCAGATCATATCCGCTATCGCCACCTTCACGCTCATCTTTGTGCTGGGCAATATCGGCGGGCTCTGGCAGGACTATGACTTTGTGCGGGACCTGACCTACTTCCTGTCCATCTCCGGAAGAACCTCCAAAATGCTGCGGGGACTGGTCACCACCAAGGACATCATTTATTTTGTCGTGATCGTAGCGATGTTTGTCAGCTTCACTATCCTGAAACTGAAGGGTACAAGAGAGTCCAAACCCTGGTACCTGAAAGTCGTACGGTATCTCGGCGTGATCATCGTCTGCCTGGCCATCGGTTATATCTCTTCGCGCCCGCGGTTTGTTGGTTATTTCGACCTGACCTCCAACAAATCCAACACATTACATCCCAATACGCAGGAGCTTATCAAAAAACTGGGCGATGAACCACTGGAAATAACCCTGTATACCAACCTGCTGGACGGGAGCATGGAAAATGGATTGCCCAGGGCCAGGAACCGATACCTCGACCGGATGTGGGAAAACTATCTTCGGTTCAAACCCAATATCAGTTTCAGGTATGTTTATTACTACGATATGCCTGAGAAATCCCCTATGCTCAGGCGGTTCCCGGGTAAGAATATTCATGAGATCGCCTATGAGTTTGGCCGTGGACACAAGGTGGATACAGTCGGCTTTCTGCCGCCGGCAAAGATCAGGAAACAGTTCGATCCTGAGGAAGCAGAATACAACCTCACTATGATGGTCACGTATAAAGGGAAAACCAAAATATTGAGAACCTACCCGGATACGGATCGCTGGCCGGATGAAATGAATGTGTCGGCGCTGCTCAAGCAATTTGTGACGGATACAATTCCAAAGATCCTGTACGCTACCGGTAACCTGGAACGCAGTATTCACAAATTCGGAGAACGTGAGTTCCTGGCACATACCATCAATACAAAGAATCGTGGGGCACTGGTCAATATCGGCTTCGAATGCGATACCATCAACCTTCATTCACAGGCTATTCCCGCCGGGATCGCTGCACTGGTAGTAGCAGATCCCAAAGTGGATCTTACACCGGCGATACAACAAAAAATACAGCAGTATATCGAGGCAGGCGGCAATGCCCTGTTCCTCGGAGAGCCCGGAAAACAGCATGTCCTGAACCCCGTACTTGCTCACACAGGTACTCAGCTCTCCAACGGTACCCTGGTGCAGGTAACCACGCATGAAATGCCCCATATGCTGCGCCCTTTTGTTACCCTCAATATGTCCAGGCTGGCTGATGAGACCAACCTGGTGAAGATCCGGCGAAACAATGGAAAGGACACCGCGCAATTCCTTATGCCGGGTTCGGCGGAAGTGGTCATGACCGACTCCTCCCGCTTCTCCGCCAAATCCCTGCTGACCACTTTTCCCGGACAAGTATGGCTGAAAGCAGGTAAACTGGTCACCGATTCTGCGGCGCCCGTATTCAATGCTGCCGAAGGAGATCTGCAAAAGGACAGCTATACCGTTGCCACTGCACTCACCAGGAAGGTTGGTCAGAAAGAACAGCGGATCGTGGTGGCCGGCGATGCCGATTTCGGCAGTTCCTCCAGGGGTGGTGGCGGTGAGGTCCTGCGGGCCTGCTATAGCTGGCTGGACAACAACCAATACCCTGTTTACAGCCTGCGGGAACAAACAAAAGACAGGAAGCTGACCATTTCAGAGGGTGGCGTTAAAGCAGCAGAGATCATCTATGTATGGATCATTCCTGCCCTCCTGCTGACAGGCGGCACTGTTTTACTGATCCGCAGAAGAAGAAAATAAAACCAATTATGTTCCTGATAACAGACGATCAAACGATAGGCGATCTCCGGATCTTCGGCAAACAGGATGCTGCAGGCATCTTCGATATATACAATAACACCCATACCCGCGGCGGGGAAGTAAAGCTGACGGCCATGTTCCGGGCCCCGCTGGCAGATGTATCAGCCATCAGTAACCGCAGTAATATTATCGGCTATTTTGTACAGCAACAGATCGTCTTCCCCTTCGAAGCCGCCCTGTTTGACATGGCCGAGAAATATCTCCGCGATACGGGCGATGATGCCCGGCTGCTGGGAGAAAAGGAGATCAACAATGGGGTCACTGCGCTGATCAGTCTCCTCCAGGCCATGGACAGTTTCATCAGGAATACTGATATGAAAGCTGCCCTTGCCTATCGTTCCGAAAGAGAGAAGATCGAGACCATCCTGGCTGACCCGGCCCTGAAACCTGTACTGGAGGAGCGTTCCGGAAGGCTGAGCTTTGCCGCCATCACTGCCTTTGATACCCTGCTGCGCGTGAAAGAGCGCCCTCATATTGATGCGCTGATGGAGCATATCTACACCCTGGATGTATACCTTTCGGTAGCAAGGATTGCCCGGGAAAGACAGTTTGCCTTCCCGGTTGCCCGTGAAAAGAACAGCGGTATTTTAACCGTTCAGGGCCTCTACCACCCGGAACTGAAAAGCCCGGTCCGCAATAACCTGGATATGATGAATGGCATTTCCACCATCTTTCTCACGGGGGCCAATATGGCGGGCAAGTCTACTTTCCTGCGGGCTATAGGTACTGCTGTGTACATTGCCCATATGGGATTTCCCGTAGCGGCTGCAGCAATGGAGTTCTCTGTTGTGGACGCGCTGTTCACGACCATCAACCTGCCGGATAACCTCGGGATCGGCGCCAGTCACTTCTATGCCGAGGTTTTGCGGGTGAAAAAAGTAGCTGATACACTGGCACAGCATAAGTCAGTGTTCGTGGTATTTGATGAGCTGTTCCGCGGCACCAATGTAAAAGATGCGCAGGAAGCCACCGTGGCGGTCACCAATGATTTTGCCAGGCGCCACAACAGCAAGTTCATTATCTCCTCCCATATTGTGGAAGCAGCCGAAGCATTGGGCAAAAATCCGGCTATCGGATTCAGCTATCTGCCCACCCGCATGAATGGCCATACGCCGGAGTATACCTATACCCTGGAACAGGGGGTTACGGCCGACCGGCATGGTATGATCATTATCCGGAATGAAGGGATCATTGAAACACTGGATAAAGGGCTGCAGCAAAAGGCAATGCCTGTTGCCGGTGACAAAGTCGCTTTCCGGATCGACAGGCAAACCTTCGAAGAGCTGAACCTGTTGGGGAAATTCAGGCAGGGTTCTGTTTTTCATTTGTTCAACACTGTAAAGACCAGCGGTGGCGAGCGATTGCTGAACCAGCTCTTCAATAATGCAATGACTGCAGCTGAAGCCATCAATGAACGTTCCGCCAACTTTCGCTATTTCCAGCAACGCGGCATTGCTTTCCCTTTTGACGTAAAACAGGTGGCCCTGATGCGCGACTATGTGGATGCAGCCGCAGGAAGTAACAGGGGGCTGCACCTGGTGGATATAGTAGTGAAGAGAACGCTGGCAGGTCTTACCCGCGATGAACGGTACAAGAAGATCATCCAGGGTATACAGGCTACTGTTGAAACGCTGAAAAGCTGTTATGATATCGTATCGGAACTGCAGCCGCCAGCCGGTGCTTTTGCGGGATCTGTGGCGGCTATTAAAGCGTTGCTGGACCTGCCCCAGGTGAAAAAGATCAGGCAGGTAAATATTTATCAATCCCTGCCCGCACAGGGAATCGTATTGTACGATTACCTGATCAGGGGCAGTTACCAGATGGAAATGGAAAAGATCCTCCATTTCATTTATGAGCTGGATGTATATATAGCGGTAAGTGGGGTAGCGGCCAGACGTGGCTTCTCTTACGCCAAAGCCTTTGGCAGGGAGCAGAACCTGTTATCGGTGACCAACCTGCGCCATCCGGCTATTGAGCAGGCCATCGGCAATGACCTGTTGATGGATGGTAGGAAGAACGTGCTCTTTCTGACCGGCGCCAATATGGCCGGCAAATCCACCCTGATGAAATCACTGGGCATCAGCCTCTACCTGGCGCATATGGGCTTCCCGGTGGCCGCCAGTGAAATGAGCTTCTCTGTCCGGGAGGGATTGTACTCTTCCATCAATGTAGCGGACAATATCCAGTTAGGCTACAGCCATTTCTATGCGGAAGTGATCCGGGTAAAGCAGGCCGCGGAAGCTACCAGTCGCGGAGAGCAGCTGTTCCTGCTGTTTGATGAGCTGTTCAAAGGCACCAATGTGAAAGACGCCTATGATGGTACCTTATCCGTTACGGAATCATTTGCCAACTACAAAGCCTGCCTGTTTGTGGTGTCAACCCATATCATAGAGGTAGGAGAGGCGCTGAAGGAAAATCCGGGCCTGCAGTTCAGGTTCCTGCCTACTTATATGGAAGGGGTACGGCCACGTTATACGTATAAGCTGGAAGAAGGCATAACAGAAGACCGTCAGGGTATGATGATAATCAGGAATGAGGGCATATTGCAGTCATGTTGAATTGTGGGGAGGGATGTGTAAATTGGTGTGTAATCATCAATGTACCGGACCTGGTTACTGCTCCGGTATATAAAAGGTTGATTCATAGCCCTTATGAACAGGAGAGATTTTTTGCAGCTGGCCGGTTGCGCCGGTATCACTGCAGCCCTTATACCTTCTTCCTCCCATCTTGCCAGCAGTCACCCGCCTGCAGCCGATAAACTGGTGTTTTTATTCCAGGGAGATTCCATCACAGATGGCAACCGTGGCCGGGATTACAATGACCTGAATCATATCATGGGTCATGGCTATGCTTGCAATATTGCAGGCAGGGCCGGGGTTGATTTCCCGGAAAAAGATCTACGATTTATCAACCGGGGTATCTCAGGCAACAGGATCACCGACCTGGCCGCCCGCTGGCAGGTGGATGCCCTGGACCTGAAACCGGATGTGCTCAGTATCCTGGTAGGGATCAATGATACTGCTTCTGTAATGGCCGGTCAGGCAGATGCTGTTTCCGTAGCGTTGTATGAGGAAACCTACCGGCGTATACTGGACCAGGCAAAGGCAGTAAATCCTGCAGTTCTTTTTGTTTTGTGCGAACCATTTATGCTGCCCTTTGAACGTTCCGCCGGAACGGTAACAGACAAACAGCTCGATGTTATGCAGCGGCAGCAGGTAGTGCGGAAGCTGGCTGCAGAATACAAGGCGGTGTTTGTTCCCTTCCAGGACCTGTTTGAAAGAGCTTTAAAACGGGCGCCTGAAAAATACTGGATATGGGACCAGATCCATCCCACCGTTGCCGGTCATGAATTAATGAGCCGGGAATGGCTGAAGCAGGTGGGGAAAAGGATCGGGTTTTTGAGGCGGTATATGTAGGTTCATGGAGCCTGAAGTTCCAGTGAGCCATTCTTTCTGCTACTGCCAGGAAAAGTACAGGCCGGTAAACACCGGCCGTACGGTAAATTGACCCTGTCTGGGTCTTGACTGGTTTTTCTGATTTCTTACAGATCAGCTTCCCTTAGCCAGTACATGCTGTAATGTCCGGATGAGTTCTTCTGCAGTGCATTTTAATAGTGTATTGGTATCGTTGATCAGCAGGTTACCCTGCCGGTCAACCAGCGTGGGGCTGGGGTAGGCCTGGATCAGCAACTGTTTAATAACAGGGTGATTGATCCCTTCCGGTCCGGTATTCAGGTTGATGGCCATGGGAGAAGTGTACTCGCCGCTGGCCAGTCCTTTATGCCATTTTACCGGGTTAGTATCAATGGATACGGTCATGAATACAATATTGCTGTCTCCATGGAAGAATGCTTCTGCTTTGGACAGCTTGTGCTGGAAATAATAGGAGCAGCCTGAACAGCCTACGAAATAAAAATCTATCAGCACATATTTTCCCCTGAAATCGGACAGCTGTACGGTATTGCCGAGACTGTCTTTCAAAGCAAAGTTATATACGGGCGCACCGATGCGCTGCTGGTAGAGCTGTTGCCGAAGTATCTTTTGGTATTCCGGGGTGTGCATGGTCAGCAGCGCATCTTCCATCAGGCTGTCGGCGTTGCTGATCTTATTCTGATTAGTGAGAAATGCGGTCAGGTATTTATCCCTCAGCCTGCCGCTGAATTGCTGTTTAATGATAGTATAGGGATGTTGCCCTGTAAGCCTGGCTTCCACCAGGGACTTAGATGCAATCATCAGACCGGTATAAGCCGATTTCCATAAGGCGGGTTCAAAATATTGCTGGTTGAAGTTGTATAGGCCTGCATCCAGCTGGTAGGCGCGTCTGACTGTCTCCAGCAGTGCCGGGTCAGTGTTCTCCGGCAGCCGGAGTAAATGATATTGCAGGAAGCCCATACATTCCTGGCCGGTTGCAGCAATTATATCTATCATGAGCTGTTGATAGATGCGGGTGGATAGTTTGTGTTCGTATGTCTTCAATAATTCCAGCCGGTTATTAACCATATAGCTCCTTTGCCGGAGGAACTGTGTAAGTCTCCCCACTATGGTACTGTCTGGTTCCTGCTGAAAGGCCATCAGCATGTCATAATCCCGCCGCAGGCGTTCTTCCAGGCTCCATTGGCAGGTCCATTTTTCCTGGCCCCTGCCTGAGAAGCTGAAATCGCTGCAGGCTTCGCAGATATCGCCCCATTCATAGGGGATAACACGGCCGGGCCGCAATTTCTCCGTGATGAAGATACTGTCGCCGGGTTCTGCCAGGTACATGTCCAGCAGATCTGCCGGAAGGGCGGATTCATTGTTCTTCCTGCCGATAGATACATAGGCAATGTCTTTGACGCCCTGTATGCTGATATGGAACTGGCCGTTGCGCAGCTTCGTGCTATAAGACTGGTGGGGCAGAAAACCTTTCTTGGCATTCAGGTATACATTTTCCCATACCCGCAGAAAGATGGTATCGCCGATATTGGTTTGAAAGCGTCCGGCAATGATGATGCTTTTATTTTTTGCCGGGCGGTCTTTTGCCTGAACGGGTTGATAGCCCAGGATAGTGATGAGAACAAACAGGTATAGGATGACAGGCATCCTGCTGAAGGTTGCAAACATGTTGCTGATTTTACTGCTGAAAGAATGGTCAATAGCCTGCAGCGGGGTGGTCCCGCTGCAGGTATCGTTATCATGGATTAGGGACCAGGTACGGATTTCGCTGTATTTCCGTTAAGGGAACGGGATAGAGTTGCTGGCTGGATGTCCAGCTGCCGCCTTTTGCAGCAGTGATGGCTGGCATCACAATAGCTGCCTGGCCGGTCCTTTTCAGGTCCAGCCAGCGGCTTCCCCATTCAACAAACAGTTCCACCTGCCGTTCGTGGAGGATGGCGGTCAGCAGGTCTTCTTTTGTTGTGGCGGTGGTACTGCCCAGGCCTGCCCTGTTCCTGATAAGGTTCAGGTCTTCCTGCGCACCCGAAATATCCTCCAGCTGTGCACGTGCTTCTGCCCTGATCAGGAACTGTTCGCCCAGCCGGAGTACCATTTCATATTCGGTGACCGGCGATCCGTATTCATATACTTTGTATTTATACGGGTAGTGATAGGTGATA from Candidatus Pseudobacter hemicellulosilyticus encodes the following:
- a CDS encoding ABC transporter ATP-binding protein; the protein is MSILKVEGLSHKYSQAWAIKDITLEINSTGVIGLLGSNGAGKSTTMNIICGVLNQTEGHVYIDGLDTREKAELARTHIGFLPQQPPVYTDLTVDEFLRYSAELRLIPKDKIKAAIEEAKERCQISHFSSRLIRNLSGGYRQRVGIAQAIIHKPKLVVMDEPTNGLDPNQLIEARKLIRDIARDCSVLLSSHVLSEINLLCREIIMIETGRIVFSDSMEAFNNYLQPNSLLLYMENPPDLEAIKSVSGVTSAVLLGNNQYRVYFEGGKEITERLIAANVQQGWRLQEISLEKGLLDDVFKQLSAKI
- a CDS encoding Gldg family protein translates to MQLIFKIARTELKNLFYSPVAWFITIVFFVVCATAYTTPLSWLIDRQSMGTRNDPNFQFLGFPMTTMIFYGYGGLFTRVLQNLYLFIPLLTMSLISREMNSGTIKMLYSSPVKTSYIVLGKYLAITVFSGIFTAIVAIFVISGHFHVENIESGVLLSSLLGLFLLMSAYAAIGIFMSSLTTYQIISAIATFTLIFVLGNIGGLWQDYDFVRDLTYFLSISGRTSKMLRGLVTTKDIIYFVVIVAMFVSFTILKLKGTRESKPWYLKVVRYLGVIIVCLAIGYISSRPRFVGYFDLTSNKSNTLHPNTQELIKKLGDEPLEITLYTNLLDGSMENGLPRARNRYLDRMWENYLRFKPNISFRYVYYYDMPEKSPMLRRFPGKNIHEIAYEFGRGHKVDTVGFLPPAKIRKQFDPEEAEYNLTMMVTYKGKTKILRTYPDTDRWPDEMNVSALLKQFVTDTIPKILYATGNLERSIHKFGEREFLAHTINTKNRGALVNIGFECDTINLHSQAIPAGIAALVVADPKVDLTPAIQQKIQQYIEAGGNALFLGEPGKQHVLNPVLAHTGTQLSNGTLVQVTTHEMPHMLRPFVTLNMSRLADETNLVKIRRNNGKDTAQFLMPGSAEVVMTDSSRFSAKSLLTTFPGQVWLKAGKLVTDSAAPVFNAAEGDLQKDSYTVATALTRKVGQKEQRIVVAGDADFGSSSRGGGGEVLRACYSWLDNNQYPVYSLREQTKDRKLTISEGGVKAAEIIYVWIIPALLLTGGTVLLIRRRRK
- a CDS encoding GDSL-type esterase/lipase family protein, yielding MNRRDFLQLAGCAGITAALIPSSSHLASSHPPAADKLVFLFQGDSITDGNRGRDYNDLNHIMGHGYACNIAGRAGVDFPEKDLRFINRGISGNRITDLAARWQVDALDLKPDVLSILVGINDTASVMAGQADAVSVALYEETYRRILDQAKAVNPAVLFVLCEPFMLPFERSAGTVTDKQLDVMQRQQVVRKLAAEYKAVFVPFQDLFERALKRAPEKYWIWDQIHPTVAGHELMSREWLKQVGKRIGFLRRYM
- a CDS encoding redoxin domain-containing protein; translation: MFATFSRMPVILYLFVLITILGYQPVQAKDRPAKNKSIIIAGRFQTNIGDTIFLRVWENVYLNAKKGFLPHQSYSTKLRNGQFHISIQGVKDIAYVSIGRKNNESALPADLLDMYLAEPGDSIFITEKLRPGRVIPYEWGDICEACSDFSFSGRGQEKWTCQWSLEERLRRDYDMLMAFQQEPDSTIVGRLTQFLRQRSYMVNNRLELLKTYEHKLSTRIYQQLMIDIIAATGQECMGFLQYHLLRLPENTDPALLETVRRAYQLDAGLYNFNQQYFEPALWKSAYTGLMIASKSLVEARLTGQHPYTIIKQQFSGRLRDKYLTAFLTNQNKISNADSLMEDALLTMHTPEYQKILRQQLYQQRIGAPVYNFALKDSLGNTVQLSDFRGKYVLIDFYFVGCSGCSYYFQHKLSKAEAFFHGDSNIVFMTVSIDTNPVKWHKGLASGEYTSPMAINLNTGPEGINHPVIKQLLIQAYPSPTLVDRQGNLLINDTNTLLKCTAEELIRTLQHVLAKGS